The DNA segment CTCGCCTTTTTCCACCTTAATCTCCGGACCCCGCCCGCGATGCAGCGAGGCGCCGTGAATCTTGCGCATTATCGGTTCCAGACGAGCGCGGAAAGCGCCGTAGCAGTCACCGCAGCCGAATCTCCCCTGCGTGGTAAAAGCATCGAATGTCAGTCCGCAGGTCGGACAGGTGATTGTCTCGCGGCCTTCCGCCTTCAAAGTCGCCGGAACGTTGGCGGCCATTCCCGAGAGTACCTCCGCCAGCGGGAAAGGTACGTTCTCCAGCGGCGAATGAAACCCCCGCGCCGCCGCGCACTCCTTACACAGCGATAACGTCATCTTCTCGTTATTGACTATCTGCGTAAGATGCACATGCGCTTCACGTTTTTTACAGTCCTGACAAAGCATATATCTTCACCTTCTCAAGCTATCTCCCGAATAGCTCCATCGACAATTGTAAGATTACGGTCGCACCGCCGGGCCAATTCCTGATTGTGCGTCGCGATCAGGAAGGTGATACTCTGTTCGGAGTTCAGCTCGAATAGCAGCTCGTGAAGACGTCGGCCGGTCGCCGTATCGAGATTTCCCGATGGTTCATCGGCAAGCACGATATCGGGTTCGTTGGCCAGCGCTCGCGCGACGGCTACCCGCTGCTGTTCACCTCCCGATAACTGATGCGGACGGTGCTCCGCTCTATCTTTTAAACCTACCTGCTCCAGCAGCAGTTCCCCCTTGCCAAGCGCGTCGCTTTTCTTCTCTCCAGCGACCAGCAATGGGATCATCACATTCTCCAGAGCAGTGAAATCTTCAAGCAAGTAATGGAATTGAAACACGAAGCCAATCTTCTTGTTTCTGAACATCGCCAGCGACTTCTCCGACTGCCCGGTCAACGCCACTCCACCTACCAGTACTTCTCCCTTAGTAGGACGGTCCAGACCTCCGAGAATGTGCAGCAGGGTGGATTTGCCCACTCCCGACGCGCCGGTGACGGCCACAGTCTGGCGCCGGCTGATATCCAGATCGACACCCGTCAGCACCTTCAAAACGGTGTTGGCCGTGCGGAACTCGCGATGTATGTCTTTGGCCGACAAAATGCTTTCTTTTGCGTCAATCAAGATTACGAAACTCCGATTTCATTTCAATCCCATTTGGCCTGCTATAGTACTATTTTCGCCAAATACGGGCAAAGTTTTAGCTAACAACGCCTTTTTCAAAAACCTCATTTACGCAGGACATCTATCACCGATACCCGCGCCGCCTGATAGGCCGGATAAAGCGCGGCAAAAAAGCAGATGATAAATGTCGCGATTCCTGTGCCCATGAAATCTAACCAGTGAACCTCTATAGGTAAATAACTAATAAAATAAATATCGGGCGGCAGCGAGATCAACTCGAACCGGTTCTGGATATAAGCCGCCAGCAAAGCGATAATCCAGCCGCCGACCACACCAACGGTGCCAATTGTTAAGCCATTTAGCACGAATATCTTACGCACAGAGCCGGGGGTTGAGCCGATGGTCTTCAGAATGCCTATTTCAGAGCGTTTTTGCATAGTCAGCATGACCAGTGTAGAAATTATCGAGAAGGCCGCTACCAGAACGATAAGAATGAATCCGAGAAATAATATCAGTTTTTCGAACGCGATCCATCCGAACAGATTCTGGTGGAGCACATTCCACGGGACAACATCGTAACGATACCCCAGCGTTGAATCAATCAGCGGCGTCATTTGCTCCGCCAGGAAGATATCATCGAGCTTCAGATGCACCGCGGTGACAGCATTGTCCACCTTGAAGAGTTTCTGAGCCGATTCAAGGGATATATAAGCCAGTTGAACATCGAATTCATAAAGCCCGGTCTCGAAAATTCCGGATATGTAGAATTTGGCCACCCGTGGACGCGTGTTGCGGTGAAGATCTTCTCCCTTTAATGAGTACAGCACTACCGGCTCACCCAGAAAGACTCCGAGGCGTTCGGCAAGGGTTGCCCCTATGACCATCCCCGGAATAGTGTCGTCATCGACAATCACCTTCTTGAAATCGTACTCTCCGGCGGTGATATCCGCGGCGATGTTCGACGTTTTAGCCTCGAGGTCAGGGTCGATGCCTCGAATGATGATGCCGTCCTCCCCGGAGGCCGATGCGATCGCCGCCTTGTAGTAGATAAAGGGCGATGCCGCCGCGACACCATCGATGGATTCCAGCGTATCGACCAGTTCGTAGTAGTTTTCGATGCGCCCCCCTCTCAGGGGAAAAATGGAGATATGCGAGGTGGTGCCGAGCAGGCGGGAGCGGATTTCGGACTCGAACCCGTTGTGCATCGACATCACGAAGCATACGACCGCCACGCCCAGAGTGACGCCCAGGATGGTTATCCAGGTGGAGACGGAGACGAAAAACCGTCCGGACCGTAGATATCTTCGGGCTATAAACGTTTCATATCGCACCGAGTCATTATACACCTGAGTTCAAGTCAAAATCAACCATAATTGGGGCAGAGCCGGATTATCGCATTTGACGTTGCGACACAGACATTGCCACTTTTGCGGCGGCGGTGTATATTCAGGCATGCCGATCACGAAAGACATAGCGATTGAAGATCTTGTCGAGGAATTTCCGCAGGCGATAAAATATCTGATGAAACAGGGTATTGTGTGTATTATCTGCGGGGAGCCTATCTGGGGCACGCTCGAAGAGGCCGCCAAGAAAAAAGGCTTCACGGATGAAGACATCGCCAAATTCGTGGAGGATTTGAATAAGCTGGCGTGATAATTTTGTAAGCCAACCCCCTCCGTCTTTGGGTGGCATGCTCAAGCTTGCCTTGGGCATGGCCCAGAGCCTAGCTCCTATTCAAGATCATCCAACCTTCTTTTGAGGCCCTCAGGCATTTCTTCGTCGAAGCTCTTAACCACGGCGGCTTTTTTCCATTTCGAAAGTGACCTGCTCATCATATCGTTAAGCAAACTTTGCATGTAGCTCAAGAAATTGTCCGGCGCATTTCCAAACCTATTATAGACGTAAGAATCTAGGTGGGTAAGGAACTGGCCACACGCTCCTGGATACCACTCGTAGAGAGCTTTGCCCTTCAAATCAGTATTCTGGTTGGCTAGTTCCTCAACCCAATCCGAGAAGTAGGGCTCGAACTCCTTAGTAACTTGATTAACTGAATCTGCGAAATCATACGCTTCATCGGACTTGGAAAAAATCTTCAACAGCCAATCCGATAGTGCATTGCGCGCCGTTACGATCATTGCCCCCGTCGTATGGGTGCTAACTCCAGGTTTGCC comes from the Candidatus Zixiibacteriota bacterium genome and includes:
- a CDS encoding UvrB/UvrC motif-containing protein, yielding MLCQDCKKREAHVHLTQIVNNEKMTLSLCKECAAARGFHSPLENVPFPLAEVLSGMAANVPATLKAEGRETITCPTCGLTFDAFTTQGRFGCGDCYGAFRARLEPIMRKIHGASLHRGRGPEIKVEKGETAGTISVREEERLEEELKKAIEAEDFERAAELRDKLKTYRESLSGNK
- a CDS encoding ABC transporter ATP-binding protein — its product is MIDAKESILSAKDIHREFRTANTVLKVLTGVDLDISRRQTVAVTGASGVGKSTLLHILGGLDRPTKGEVLVGGVALTGQSEKSLAMFRNKKIGFVFQFHYLLEDFTALENVMIPLLVAGEKKSDALGKGELLLEQVGLKDRAEHRPHQLSGGEQQRVAVARALANEPDIVLADEPSGNLDTATGRRLHELLFELNSEQSITFLIATHNQELARRCDRNLTIVDGAIREIA
- a CDS encoding ABC transporter permease translates to MRYETFIARRYLRSGRFFVSVSTWITILGVTLGVAVVCFVMSMHNGFESEIRSRLLGTTSHISIFPLRGGRIENYYELVDTLESIDGVAAASPFIYYKAAIASASGEDGIIIRGIDPDLEAKTSNIAADITAGEYDFKKVIVDDDTIPGMVIGATLAERLGVFLGEPVVLYSLKGEDLHRNTRPRVAKFYISGIFETGLYEFDVQLAYISLESAQKLFKVDNAVTAVHLKLDDIFLAEQMTPLIDSTLGYRYDVVPWNVLHQNLFGWIAFEKLILFLGFILIVLVAAFSIISTLVMLTMQKRSEIGILKTIGSTPGSVRKIFVLNGLTIGTVGVVGGWIIALLAAYIQNRFELISLPPDIYFISYLPIEVHWLDFMGTGIATFIICFFAALYPAYQAARVSVIDVLRK
- a CDS encoding DUF1858 domain-containing protein, which translates into the protein MPITKDIAIEDLVEEFPQAIKYLMKQGIVCIICGEPIWGTLEEAAKKKGFTDEDIAKFVEDLNKLA